In Deltaproteobacteria bacterium HGW-Deltaproteobacteria-6, one DNA window encodes the following:
- a CDS encoding RNA-splicing ligase RtcB, translating to MSEIKLERIDDNRWLLPQTGSMRVPGIIYANDKIHDLLQHDESTKQVANVAHLPGIVNFSLAMPDIHWGYGFPIGGVAAFDLDGGVVSPGGVGYDINCGCRLMATGLALDDIRGKIKDLTAALYQRIPTGVGSTGYVKLSGKDQKKVLEEGAKWAVRNGFGSLQDLETTEDGGCLNGADPEQVSSRALERGKQQLGTLGSGNHFLEIEVVQDIFDEKAATAFGLRKGQIVVMIHTGSRGLGYQICDDYLALMVKHQSETGIALPDRQLACTYLASQRGKNYLAAMACGANYAWANRQILMHLTQEVFEKTLRIAPRELGMRLVYDVCHNIAKIESFKINGSEKKLCVHRKGATRAYPAGHEAVPARYKSVGQPVLIPGDMGAGSYILVGQEKAMQETFGSACHGAGRVMSRTQAIKTSRGRSISRELADKGVLVMAGSKGTLGEEMPEAYKNLNDVVQVVHDAGIAKKVARLKSIACIKG from the coding sequence ATGTCTGAAATAAAGCTTGAAAGGATAGATGACAATCGCTGGTTGCTGCCTCAGACTGGTTCGATGCGTGTGCCGGGGATCATCTACGCCAACGACAAAATCCACGATCTGCTTCAACACGACGAAAGCACCAAACAGGTGGCCAATGTTGCCCATCTGCCGGGCATCGTCAATTTCTCACTGGCCATGCCGGATATTCACTGGGGGTATGGTTTCCCCATAGGCGGGGTGGCGGCTTTTGATCTGGACGGGGGCGTCGTGTCGCCGGGCGGCGTGGGTTACGACATTAACTGCGGCTGCCGCCTGATGGCAACGGGGCTTGCCCTTGACGACATCCGGGGGAAAATAAAGGATCTGACTGCCGCTTTGTATCAGCGCATTCCGACGGGTGTGGGTTCAACAGGCTATGTCAAGCTCTCCGGTAAAGATCAGAAAAAAGTGCTTGAGGAAGGTGCAAAATGGGCCGTGCGAAACGGTTTCGGATCCCTCCAGGACCTGGAAACAACAGAAGACGGCGGTTGCCTGAATGGTGCGGACCCGGAACAAGTTTCATCGCGGGCCCTCGAGCGCGGCAAGCAGCAGCTCGGCACACTGGGTTCCGGCAATCATTTTCTGGAAATTGAAGTCGTGCAGGACATTTTTGACGAAAAAGCGGCGACAGCGTTTGGGCTGCGCAAAGGGCAAATTGTCGTCATGATCCATACCGGGTCGCGGGGGCTGGGCTACCAGATCTGCGATGATTATCTGGCGCTTATGGTGAAGCATCAATCGGAAACCGGCATCGCATTGCCGGACCGGCAATTGGCCTGCACCTATCTGGCCTCGCAGCGTGGGAAGAATTATCTTGCGGCCATGGCCTGCGGTGCCAATTACGCCTGGGCCAACCGGCAGATTTTGATGCACCTCACGCAGGAGGTTTTTGAAAAAACACTGAGAATAGCGCCGCGTGAACTGGGGATGCGACTGGTGTATGACGTCTGCCACAACATCGCCAAAATTGAGTCGTTTAAAATTAATGGTAGTGAGAAAAAACTTTGCGTTCACCGTAAAGGTGCGACGCGGGCTTATCCGGCAGGTCATGAGGCAGTTCCCGCAAGATATAAAAGTGTCGGTCAGCCCGTGCTGATTCCTGGGGACATGGGAGCTGGTTCTTATATATTAGTTGGTCAGGAAAAAGCCATGCAGGAAACCTTCGGCAGTGCCTGTCATGGCGCAGGGCGGGTCATGAGTCGAACCCAGGCCATCAAGACCAGCCGGGGCCGCTCCATCAGCCGCGAACTAGCCGATAAGGGTGTTTTGGTGATGGCTGGCAGTAAGGGAACGCTGGGTGAAGAAATGCCGGAAGCTTATAAGAATTTGAACGACGTCGTCCAGGTGGTCCATGATGCGGGCATTGCGAAGAAGGTGGCGCGCTTAAAATCAATTGCCTGCATAAAGGGATGA